A stretch of Leishmania infantum JPCM5 genome chromosome 19 DNA encodes these proteins:
- a CDS encoding tRNA pseudouridine synthase A-like protein, with product MFADSARHSRWMQEQLQQSRRSSVYTEETAAPRLVRSSCSAVNANQRGYAVDEDEDGSAVSDAADATAPTALAATAGADVLEQELLDDNFLYYPPLAAIGEAGAAEATHTLPSGEPERYVPGQQVIPPGMTRYRVDVQYQGSDFDGWYKSVQRTRNSKDAAPAGNTTTAAADYGTGSRHFAKVVLEEALAVALDVPTVSVVAAVIPETGVSVRRLTCHVDVPSEVELQPRTILQRATLWLHQRRQPLAVLSCHPCRNQDFHARHSGVRRVYCYRILNRIAPPLFDAGLQWHVDRYLDVPRMQRMARLMEGTHDYGFFADSKMANALRRAAASSTGSGRGGPVVSSAYSAEHERLTSHGLRRGEAPAAPKVTVERGLSQLERAAALPTFNEYGQRVITYQAKPHEYHKARTNLPTIRTLDKIEVVRQEDEVLIWFVGQSFLRHQIRNMVSALKAGGHGLWDDQELQHAFQSGFEVSRKKFKRERLSPAPAHGLTLWDVEYPTQHRSDFVPYVDAGPYEPVDVSTQH from the coding sequence ATGTtcgccgacagcgcgcgGCACTCGCGATGGATGCAggagcagctccagcagtCACGCAGAAGCTCGGTGTACACGGaagagacggcggcgccccgGCTGGTGCGCTCTTCCTGTAGCGCCGTGAACGCCAATCAACGTGGTTACGCCGtcgacgaagacgaggatGGCAGTGCCGTATCGGACGCGGCAGATGCAACGGCACCAACAGCGTTGGCGGCCACCGCAGGTGCCGACGTGTTGGAGCAGGAGTTGCTGGACGACAACTTCCTGTACTACCCGCCGCTGGCAGCCATCGGCGAAGCGGGAGCTGCCGAGGCGACGCACACTCTCCCGAGTGGTGAACCGGAGAGGTACGTCCCTGGTCAGCAGGTCATTCCGCCCGGCATGACGCGCTACCGGGTGGATGTGCAGTATCAAGGCAGTGATTTCGATGGATGGTACAAGTCTGTGCAACGAACGCGAAACAGCAAGgatgctgcgccagctggcAACACCACTACTGCTGCGGCAGACTACGGCACTGGCTCCCGCCACTTCGCCAAGGtcgtgctggaggaggcgctggctgTCGCGCTGGACGTGCCGACGGTTAgcgtcgttgccgccgtcATTCCAGAGACGGGCGTGTCGGTGCGCCGCCTAACGTGCCATGTAGACGTGCCAAgcgaggtggagctgcaACCTCGCACCATCCTGCAGCGCGCCACGCTGTGGCTGCATCAACGTCGGCAGCCGCTCGCCGTTCTCAGCTGTCACCCGTGCCGTAACCAGGATTTCCATGCCCGGCACAGCGGGGTGCGGCGGGTGTACTGCTACCGCATTCTGAACCGCATTGCACCTCCCCTGTTTGACGCGGGGTTGCAGTGGCACGTGGACCGCTACCTCGATGTGccgcgcatgcagcgcatgGCGCGTCTCATGGAAGGGACACACGATTACGGCTTCTTTGCTGACAGCAAGATGGCGAACGCACtgcggcgcgctgcggctTCTTCTACCGGAAGCGGTCGAGGGGGACCGGTGGTGTCTTCGGCGTACAGCGCGGAGCATGAGCGGCTAACTAGTCACGGCCTGAGGCGCGGcgaggcgccagcggcgccgaagGTGACGGTCGAGCGCGGTCTTTCTCAGCtcgagcgcgctgcggcctTGCCAACCTTCAACGAGTACGGCCAGCGCGTCATCACGTACCAAGCGAAGCCGCACGAGTACCACAAGGCCCGCACAAACCTCCCGACCATCCGCACACTCGACAAGATtgaggtggtgcggcaggAGGACGAAGTCCTTATCTGGTTCGTCGGGCAGTCCTTCCTGCGCCATCAGATCCGCAACATGGTGAGCGCGCTCAAGGCGGGCGGCCACGGCCTCTGGGACGATCAAGAGCTCCAGCACGCCTTTCAGAGCGGCTTCGAGGTATCGCGCAAGAAGTTCAAGCGCGAGCGCCTGTCTCCGGCTCCTGCTCATGGCCTCACGCTGTGGGATGTCGAGTACCCGACGCAGCACCGGTCAGACTTCGTACCCTACGTAGATGCGGGACCTTACGAGCCCGTGGACGTCTCCACGCAGCACTAG
- a CDS encoding putative phenylalanyl-tRNA synthetase: MPTLAVAKDYICRLIGKSYTDEEFNDLCFQFGLELDDITSEKEMFMREQGKSAKASVAPAEAPAHLSEEKLYKIDTPANRHDLLTAEGMACALKVFMGTMPLPNYRVLNRANPLYRMTVEKSVKNVRDYVVCAVLHNIRFNERSYNSFIDYQEKLHAGLARRRTLASVGTHDLDKVNTTDFIFACRPRETIRFVPLRQTRELNCSGNGLTQYYAEDRHIGKYVPLISSFPTYPVVYDGTGQNVLSLPPIINSRYSAISVDTRNIFIECTAPDHYKAQVLVNQLVCAFSAYCEDPFTVEAVQVNYEEPTPDGTRSLVTPTMETKEMTMSIERLNSIIGIEMKSGAECAQLLKKMMYTIKETTESEVTVTVPPMRTDVIGVADVMEDVAIAYGYDNIAYVECKTHGPVTQTPLSKVAQLLRTEMACAGYTELLTLSLCSRADAFESLGRVDNDVAAHIANPQTMEFQVCRPSLLPGILKTLATNKSKPLPQRFFECADVVLLDNERNFPPVLELKADYASCGARNQRHLAAAHCNGSSSGFESIHGLTELALLKLGVPSKAEIAEDYEGDYYTLEKGEDGAFFPGRAMDIILHRAGQAVRIGHLGVIHPNTLKAYDIPSPCSYMELNIQFLCVPL; the protein is encoded by the coding sequence ATGCCGACGTTGGCCGTGGCGAAGGACTACATCTGCCGGCTGATCGGCAAGTCCTACACAGACGAGGAGTTCAACGACCTGTGTTTCCAGTTTGGCCTGGAGCTCGATGACATTACGAGTGAGAAAGAAATGTTCATGAGGGAGCAGGGCAAGAGCGCAAAGGCGAGCGTGGCTCCGGCGGAGGCCCCTGCGCACCTTTCGGAGGAGAAGCTCTACAAAATTGACACCCCGGCAAACCGTCACGACCTTCTCACCGCGGAGGGCATGGCCTGCGCTCTAAAGGTGTTCATGGGGACAATGCCGCTCCCCAACTACCGCGTCCTCAACCGTGCCAACCCGCTCTACCGCATGACCGTGGAGAAAAGCGTGAAGAACGTGCGCGACTACGTTGTGTGCGCTGTACTGCACAACATCCGCTTCAACGAGCGCAGTTACAACAGCTTCATCGACTACCAGGAGAAGCTCCACGCCGGGTTggcccgccgccgcacgctgGCCTCGGTTGGCACCCACGACCTAGACAAGGTGAACACGACGGACTTTATCTTCGCCTGCCGCCCGCGCGAGACCATCCGGTTCGTTCCGCTGCGGCAGACAAGGGAGCTGAACTGCTCAGGCAACGGCCTCACGCAGTACTACGCCGAGGACCGCCACATCGGCAAGTATGTACCGCTAATCTCCTCCTTTCCGACCTACCCGGTTGTGTACGACGGTACCGGCCAGAACGTGCTCTCGTTGCCGCCGATCATCAACTCGCGCTACTCGGCCATCTCCGTGGACACCAGGAACATCTTCATTGAGTGCACGGCCCCGGACCACTACAAGGCGCAGGTGCTGGTGAACCAGCTCGTGTGTGCCTTCTCGGCCTACTGCGAGGATCCCTTCAcagtggaggcggtgcaggtgAACTATGAGGAGCCGACGCCAGACGGAACAAGGTCGCTTGTGACACCAACGATGGAGACGAAGGAAATGACGATGAGCATCGAACGCCTCAACTCGATTATCGGCATCGAAATGAAAAGTGGTGCTgagtgcgcgcagctgctgaagaagaTGATGTACACGATCAAGGAGACGACGGAGAGTGAGgtgacggtgacggtgccgccaATGCGCACGGACGTCATCGGCGTCGCGGACGTGATGGAGGATGTCGCCATCGCGTACGGCTACGACAACATCGCCTACGTGGAGTGCAAGACCCATGGCCCTGTGACGCAGACGCCGCTGAGcaaggtggcgcagctgctgcgcactgAGATGGCCTGCGCAGGCTAcacggagctgctgacgctgTCACTCTGCTCGCGCGCCGATGCGTTCGAGAGCCTGGGCCGCGTGGACAACGACGTCGCGGCGCACATCGCCAACCCGCAGACGATGGAGTTCCAGGTGTGCCGCCCATCACTGCTCCCCGGTATTCTGAAGACGCTCGCGACGAACAAGTCGAAGCCTCTACCGCAGCGCTTCTTCGAGTGCGCGGACGTCGTCCTGCTGGACAACGAACGGAACTTCCCACCGGTGCTGGAGTTGAAGGCCGACTACGCGTCCTGTGGTGCGCGGAACCAGAGacacctcgccgccgcgcactgCAACGGCAGCTCTAGCGGATTTGAGAGCATTCACGGCCTCACCGAGCTCGCCCTACTCAAGCTTGGCGTCCCGTCGAAAGCGGAGATAGCAGAGGACTACGAAGGCGACTACTACACACtggagaagggcgaggacggcgcctTCTTTCCTGGCCGCGCTATGGACATCATTCTTCACCGCGCTGGTCAGGCAGTGCGCATCGGGCACCTCGGCGTCATCCACCCGAACACGCTCAAGGCGTACGACATTCCGAGCCCGTGCTCTTACATGGAGCTCAACATCCAGTTCCTGTGCGTCCCTCTGTaa